From a single Planctellipticum variicoloris genomic region:
- the aroA gene encoding 3-phosphoshikimate 1-carboxyvinyltransferase, which yields MNAEKSIEILPILHPVTGEIRPPGSKSLTNRALVVAALADGPSHLTGVLDSRDTQVMLDSLKRLGLHVLADSGACTVEIVGCRGKIPAGEANLWLENSGTSIRFLTAMCALGHGIYRLDGNDRMRQRPIDDLLETLAQLGVKVRSELGTNSPPVVVTSQGLEGGVATVSAEKSSQFLSAALMAAPCARSPLELRLTGPMVSEPYIEMTLGVMRQFGVTVDVQPGSYRIRPQTYRGGHYDIEPDASAASYFFGLAAITGGRITVLGLSRDALQGDVHFVDALEQMGCDVEWGVDRITVQGRPLRGIDIDMNAISDTAQTLAAVAPFADGPTTIRNIAHVRHKETDRITAVVTELQRLGIRADEHADGMTIYPGPVSPGEVHTYDDHRMAMSFSLIGLRAPGIRILDPGCTAKTYPDYFRDLNRLCDPFR from the coding sequence GTGAACGCAGAGAAATCTATCGAGATTCTGCCGATCCTCCACCCGGTGACTGGCGAAATCCGACCGCCGGGATCGAAAAGCCTGACCAACCGCGCGCTGGTCGTCGCGGCCCTGGCGGACGGTCCGTCGCACCTGACCGGCGTTCTCGACAGTCGCGATACGCAGGTCATGCTCGACAGCTTGAAGCGGCTCGGGTTGCACGTGCTCGCCGACTCTGGAGCATGTACCGTCGAAATCGTGGGCTGTCGCGGAAAAATCCCGGCCGGCGAAGCAAATCTGTGGCTGGAGAACAGCGGGACCAGCATCCGCTTTCTGACGGCAATGTGCGCCCTCGGCCACGGAATCTACCGTCTCGACGGCAACGATCGGATGCGACAGCGGCCGATCGACGACCTGCTGGAAACGCTGGCACAGCTCGGCGTCAAAGTTCGATCGGAACTGGGCACGAATTCGCCGCCGGTCGTGGTGACCTCGCAGGGGCTGGAAGGGGGCGTCGCGACCGTTTCCGCGGAGAAGTCGAGCCAGTTTCTCAGTGCCGCCCTCATGGCCGCCCCCTGCGCCCGCAGCCCGTTGGAGCTTCGTCTGACCGGGCCGATGGTGTCGGAACCCTATATCGAGATGACTCTGGGGGTCATGCGGCAGTTCGGCGTGACAGTCGACGTCCAGCCCGGATCGTACCGGATTCGCCCTCAGACCTATCGCGGCGGACACTACGACATCGAACCGGACGCCTCGGCGGCGAGTTATTTTTTTGGACTGGCGGCGATCACCGGCGGACGGATCACCGTTCTCGGGCTCTCGCGCGACGCTCTGCAGGGAGACGTCCATTTTGTCGACGCTCTCGAACAGATGGGCTGCGACGTGGAATGGGGCGTCGACCGGATTACCGTCCAGGGGCGGCCGCTGCGGGGCATCGACATCGATATGAATGCCATCAGCGACACGGCCCAGACTCTGGCCGCGGTCGCCCCGTTTGCCGATGGTCCGACCACGATCCGGAACATTGCCCACGTGCGCCATAAGGAAACCGACCGGATTACTGCGGTCGTCACTGAACTGCAGCGGCTGGGCATCCGGGCCGACGAGCACGCCGACGGCATGACGATTTATCCCGGTCCCGTCTCCCCCGGCGAGGTCCACACTTACGACGATCACCGGATGGCGATGAGCTTTTCGCTGATCGGCCTGCGGGCGCCAGGCATCCGGATTCTCGATCCAGGCTGCACCGCAAAGACTTACCCCGACTACTTCCGGGACCTGAACCGGCTGTGCGACCCGTTTCGGTGA
- a CDS encoding CoA-binding protein, whose amino-acid sequence MTETPQPTVAVVGASQNRAKYGNKSVRAHLRQGYRVFPINPSAATIEGQQVWPSVNDVPVERLDRITVYVPPEIGITLLEQFAAKQPSEIWLNPGSESEALLQRAEELGLPVINACSIVDLGASPSEFGDR is encoded by the coding sequence GTGACTGAAACGCCACAGCCGACCGTCGCCGTGGTCGGAGCGAGCCAGAATCGCGCCAAATACGGCAACAAGTCGGTCAGGGCTCACCTGCGGCAGGGTTATCGAGTCTTTCCGATCAACCCGAGCGCCGCGACCATCGAGGGGCAGCAGGTCTGGCCCAGCGTGAACGACGTTCCCGTCGAGCGTCTCGATCGGATCACGGTCTACGTTCCGCCGGAGATCGGGATCACGCTGCTGGAACAGTTCGCCGCCAAACAGCCGTCGGAAATCTGGCTCAACCCCGGCAGCGAGAGCGAGGCGTTGCTGCAGCGGGCGGAAGAACTGGGACTGCCGGTCATCAATGCCTGCAGCATCGTCGACCTGGGGGCAAGTCCGTCGGAATTTGGAGATCGCTAG
- a CDS encoding BON domain-containing protein, translating into MRKYGKWALTLGLLAAMPGLTFAAGEAASPRSAGQSGAASPNQAKAEEIAKALKAAGVKGKGIELEFQNGVVLIKGQVSDAGMRSTAERTIKRVPGVSNVSNQLTVGTSTAAAATRSAERLGGVVQAGGTERAGDRRGQIQKVNYGMDNQAVAEQIGGALGAAGLEGYDIEVRFSNGVCTLAGEVDSPAQAAQAQQLVSQVPGVEQVSNRLRVPGMRPGMQPGMPGQPPAGPYGYPAMPTGYQGPGGAPMPMGPGVPAPPGYGHPGAGASQTMYNQPSLPEHAWPAYAQYPNYAAVNYPSQYSASAFPYMGPFYPYPQVPMGWRDATLRWDDGQWNLQFNQRTDKWWWFMSPKNW; encoded by the coding sequence ATGCGCAAGTACGGAAAGTGGGCATTGACGCTGGGCCTGCTGGCGGCGATGCCCGGTCTGACCTTCGCCGCGGGCGAGGCTGCGAGCCCACGGTCCGCCGGCCAGTCGGGCGCCGCCAGCCCGAACCAGGCGAAGGCCGAGGAGATCGCCAAGGCCCTGAAAGCCGCCGGCGTCAAAGGCAAAGGTATCGAACTCGAATTTCAGAACGGCGTGGTCCTGATCAAGGGCCAGGTCAGCGATGCCGGCATGCGATCGACCGCAGAACGCACGATCAAGCGCGTTCCGGGCGTCAGCAACGTCAGCAATCAATTGACGGTCGGAACTTCGACCGCTGCGGCTGCGACGCGTTCTGCGGAACGGCTTGGCGGAGTCGTCCAGGCTGGCGGAACCGAGCGTGCCGGCGATCGTCGCGGCCAGATCCAGAAGGTCAATTACGGCATGGACAACCAGGCTGTCGCCGAGCAGATCGGCGGGGCTCTGGGTGCGGCCGGACTGGAAGGCTACGACATCGAAGTCCGCTTCTCGAACGGCGTCTGCACGCTGGCGGGCGAAGTCGATTCGCCGGCTCAGGCCGCGCAGGCCCAGCAACTGGTCAGCCAGGTTCCGGGGGTGGAACAAGTTTCCAACCGGCTTCGCGTCCCGGGCATGCGTCCCGGAATGCAGCCGGGCATGCCCGGACAGCCGCCGGCCGGTCCTTACGGTTACCCGGCCATGCCGACCGGCTATCAGGGACCGGGCGGAGCGCCGATGCCGATGGGACCGGGCGTGCCGGCTCCTCCCGGCTACGGTCATCCGGGCGCCGGCGCCTCCCAGACGATGTACAACCAGCCGAGTCTGCCGGAGCATGCCTGGCCGGCCTACGCCCAGTATCCCAACTACGCGGCAGTCAACTATCCGTCGCAGTACAGCGCGAGCGCGTTCCCGTACATGGGACCGTTCTACCCGTACCCGCAGGTCCCGATGGGCTGGCGCGACGCCACCCTCCGCTGGGACGACGGTCAGTGGAATCTGCAGTTCAATCAGCGGACCGACAAGTGGTGGTGGTTTATGAGCCCCAAGAACTGGTAG